The Lactuca sativa cultivar Salinas chromosome 2, Lsat_Salinas_v11, whole genome shotgun sequence genome includes the window aattcttttttattgaattattatatatcaatacatatagtttttaatatataatatttatatcataataaaaattatattattggattatttttttagttaatttttgtaattcttttttttttaattatttttttggattattacttttaatttattattttattaatatactaaatattattttattttattattaatttatttttaatgtataaTATTAGTTCGTGTTAATTTTATTGGTTCCACCACAAAGTCGTGGGATACACAAAATCATCGTCTCTCATCATCGAAATCACTAGGATCGCTGCCAAACACCTTCATTGCAGATAACTTATAATAAGAAACCATAGGGAAAACATCACCACTATCACCGGGTCACCACCACCACTTATAATTGTTACATGAGTTTGTTGAGCATTATGTTGGATATAAATGATTTCATTGGATTGTGAAGATGTTGTCGCAGGTGGCTACCAATGACGCTGGGTGGAACATGTTGGTAGGGTTTCTGTCGAATCTCCGATGAAGGTGTTTGGCGGTGATCTCGTCGATTTTTGATGATGAGAAGCGGTGATTTTGCGTATTTTGGTGACTTTATGGTGaaactaataaaattaaaaagaactaatagtatacattaaaaataaaataatatttattatatgaaaaaaataataaattaaaaatagtaattcaataataataaaaaaaacaaaaaagaaattacaaaaaaTTCACTAAAAGAAATTAACAATCCaacaatataatatttattatgatataaatattacatattaaaaataatatttattgatatataataatccaataaaaaagaattactccaaaaaaaagaaattataaaaagaatCAACAATAATCCAATAAACTAATGTTttgtaatatataataatcccattatataatacttattataCTATAAATATTAGATATTAAAAACTATAGGTATCAATatgtaataattcaataaaaagaattactctaacaaaaaaaaaataagtaaaataaatttataattcaataaaaaaagtattttattaacaaataatattatatattaaaaacaatatttattaatatataatacttcattGAAATTGAAAAGAATATAAAATGgtatggtaaaagacaaaactataaaaatgaTCAATTGTCATTTTGATGAAGTTAACGGCCGACTAATTAAATTTAACGGAAAAGAAACCAAAATCACAATAAAACTTGTTAAAAAAGGGACAAATATATAACTTTTAACAACCATTTGAACCATAATCGCAATGAAAACCCATTTTTACAAATTTATCTAATTTTTATGGTGATTAATACAAAATGTAATATCAATCATCAACGACTGCGAACGATCACAACACGTGGGATTGAAAAGGAGAGAAATAATGAGAAGGAGAAAAATGTCATTTTACAGGACGAAGACGTATGAGGGAGGGAGTTTAGGTTAAAGACTGAAATTAAATGCAAAAGCAAAACGATGAGAAAAAACAAAAACGGCCGAAACGAGGGAGCCGAGCCGGAGCCGGAGCCGGCAAAGTGGCAATCACGTCCGGTGTGTCGGGTTTCGTCTAAATGGGATTCCACGTGTCCTTCCTAACCCGTTCCCTTGACGGCCGACTTCTCCGTCAACTTATCCTCCCCTCTCTCCGTTTTTCTCCGTCAACCGATAAATTTATATATCTCTATCGTAAAAAACGCCGGTCAACtaccctctctctctttctaaaaACCCTaccttcccttctctctctacaACAAACTTtcccttcctttctctctctctaaaaatcttTTAGATCGGTGATATCGTCCGCCGGCCACACGATTTGTTAGCTTTCAGGGAAAACACATGGAAGACGACGAAGAAATCCAGTCACATCCATCCGCAGGATCTGGATCTCCGAGTTCGCCGCGTTCTAATCGCCGGATAACCGTCACGGTGGCTACCGCTGCGCCTCCTCAGAATACCTTGACGTTAGCGCTACCGATACAGCAGCCGAGGACCGTCGGCGGCGGCGGTggaggtggcggtggtggtggtggaggaggaggaggtggaggaggtcgGGAGGATTGTTGGAGCGAAGGTGCAACCGCTGTATTGATTGACGCGTGGGGAGAGCGGTACCTGGAGCTGAGCAGGGGGAATTTGAAGCAGAAGCACTGGAAAGAGGTTGCGGATATAGTTAGTAGTCGGGAGGATTATTTGAAGGCTCCGAAAACGGATATTCAGTGCAAGAATCGGATCGACACGGTGAAGAAGAAGTATAAGCTTGAGAAGGCCAAAATTGCGTCTGGCGGGGGGCCTAGTACGTGGAGTTTCTATGATCGGTTGGACCAGCTCATCGGCCCTACGGCCACCGCGAAGAGCGGTTCATCATTGTTGACTACTCCGCCTTTAAGAGCTGTTCCGATGGGGATTCCGGTCGGTGTTAGATCGGCACCTGTTCAAAGTCTGCGGCTAAAGCAGCAACAAGAGCGACAACAACAGCTACTtcagcagcagcagcaacaacaacaacaacttcaACAGCAGCGTAAGCGTCTACGCCCCCCTCCTGCCTATTCAGACTCATCTGAATCAGAACCAGAGGCGTCTCCAGATTCGCCTGAATCAGATTCCTACGAGCAAAAACGCCCAAGAGTTCCACTTCCATTCAATGCAAACTCCAACTCCACCACGAGGCAGCAACAACAGGACAGAGGGCGAGGAGTAGGAGGGAGAGAGAAGAATTGGGGAGATTCCGTTAGAGAATTGACCAGGGCGATAATGAAATTTGGGGAAGCTTATGAGCAGGCTGAGAGCTCCAAGTTGCAGCAGATGGTGGAGATGCAGAAGCAAAGCATGAAATTTGCAAAGGAGCTTGAATTGCAAAGGATGCAGTTCTTCATGAAGACACAGTTAGAGCTGTCACAGCTGAAGCACAGTAGGAAAGGTGTTGGGAACAACACCACCAATCATCATCATAGTCATAATCATAATAACACTCATAATCATCACAACAGTAGTAACCATAATACTataaacagcaacaacaacaatcatAGTGATGATAGCAATAACTAAATTAAGGTATGTATTCAGAATCAATTGGCTTATTAATTAAAAGGGGTAAATGTTAATGTTGCCCCTCTAGTAGAGGTCAGGGGTGTTTAGGGAGATGTATGTAATTGAATTTGCTTGTTTTAAATTTTCCCTTCTATGTCAAAGATTTGGAGGTAGGTACATCATTCAATGCATAAACAAGATTGATACTCTTTGAGTAGCAGCTTAGAACGAAATTGGTGTTCTTTTAAGATCTTGGAAATTTCATGATCATAATGTTCTCAGGTATGCTTGGTTTTCCAGGCTGAAAGGCTCATCAAGATTTAGGAAGGTCATCTTGAAGGTTCAAGAAAGGTTAGTTATTTTACTGCTTTTAATTGTTATTGCACATGCAAAGTAAGATTGCATGTGATCTCTCAGTTTGCTTAGATTTTTTCAAGTAAAAAAAGTTGCAACCTTTTTCTTACTTCTTTTAACTCCAGCTCTCTCTAATTAAAAGTGTTCAGAATGGCAAATATTGATGGTATGAAATGAAGCATATGTTAGAATGTTACTTAAGTGATACCTAGCTTTTTGGCAAGTCAAAATTGATTAGGTTTTTTATAAGCAACAACTCTTGAGAGGTATTAACCAACTTCTATAACAATTGTGCTTTAGCTTTCAGAAATAACCATCATAGTtacaaaaatattatatatagaaAACTTGAATATTAATATTTGaccttaatttaaaaaaaaaaatacccatCATGGTTGCAGAAAGTATCCGATTTTGTATTTCTGCAACTAAGATAGTTTCTTTTAATGAACCCTTAAAAAGGGGTACTAAATGCATAATAAAGATTTATACGAATACTGGATTTAGAAGTCCTAGGTTTAAATTCAAAGAGATGTTGTATCGAACTCTGTTTTTTTAGGTTTAAATCCAAATACAGATGTTGTATTGAACTCTTTTTTTTAAGACCGAATTGATAAAGTATACCGAATGGATAATGACATGTGTGTGGATAAATTGTTGCTCGTATAAATCTTGTTTCTTTTCTTGGACTGAATGTATTTTATATGAATAAGTGATTATTTTATATTTCTGTTAAAAGTTGACATAACAATAATTtagatataaaaaaattaaaataaaacttgaGAACAATATCTTTGCATGATAAAGTGTTGCTCATAAATCTTGTTTCGTTTTTTAGAGTGAACGTACTGATCTGTTAAAAATTGACAtaacaattatttaaatataaaaaattaaaaaatgaaactTGAGAACAATTTCTTTGAATGAtatattaggttttttttttgggAACGACAAACATAATCTAATGTTCAAGTCGTTCTGAATCCACCTAATACTACTAGTAGGCTATAAGCCTTTGGTCGTAAGAAAACGTTTTGCAATAATATGGATAATGGCTTAAAAGTTTTGCAATAATATGGATAATGGCTTAAAAAATTATACtttttgatttgtatatatttggtcGGAGAGTATTTTATTTTGCCTATGTTTGAcaatttaatttgtttttttgtttatatttagtcCTTATAGCTTGTTATTGTTATTGTAGGTTATGCGGAAAAAATGTATATATTTAGTAATTaatgtttttgtacacatttaatctTTATGACCGGTTTTTTCAAATTTTACTCACGACATCTTACATGAAGCAATTATTAATGAGATGTTCTTATACATGACTCGTCTTTTACTTATATCAGTGACTTAATTTACGAATCAGTCAAAAATAATGATGATGCTCTAGTTTTTCTCCAACAGATGATGTCGTCGACTTTAGTTATCTATCTCCATAATAGACAACTagattttttgtgatttttgtttTTCTCCAACAGATGATGTCGTCGACTTTAGTTATCTATCTCCATAATAGACAACTagattttttgtgatttttttctCCTAATTCGACTTTGCACTTCCAATACAAAAATAATTAAGGAAGATTTTAAAAGAAATTGCACTTTTAAGACAAAAGAACTTACTAGCAAAAAGTTTCATCTATCTCCATAGCAGATAACGAAATTCTTTGTGATTGCTTCATTTTAACTCGAATTTGTATTTCCAAGACAAAGAATCTCGTTGTCTGCTATAAAGATAGATGAAAGCGAAAACGAAAACATATTCTGCTTGAAGAAAACAGAAAACTAGAGCACCAATATTATTTGACCGATTTGTGAATTAAGTTACTGATATAAGTGAATAAAAGCCACTTATCAGAATACCTCGTTAATGATTGTCTTATGTATCATGTCTAGAGCAAAATATGAAGAAATCTGTCATAAGAACTAAATGTGTAAAAGAAAAGATTAAATGTatacaaacttaaaaaaaaatatatgacacTATTAAATCATTTTTTTGGCGTAGCCAGTTATAAGGATGGAATATGACAAAAAAACAAGTTAAATGTGAACAAAAAATAATCAATGACCAAATATGtataaataaaaaagaatattattcttttaagtcattatccctaataATTCAATGATCACCATAATCagataaaggaaaaaaaaaccttaatcatttgctttttttttttttttttttttgttaagacTCTAATACTTCTACGCCCACGTTCGGAGACAAAACCAAGCACCTGTCTTACCCACTCACTATCTAATAAACGGAATGACTTATTATCTAAATGAGATCGGAAAGAGAGGAGGTAGcccaaatcttctaataggtGCATACGAAAGGATCCGAAAAAATTGAAAAAGCTCTGAAAAATAAACAACGCAACCTAACCGTTCATTCAAAAGTATAGGTCGTTGTTTCTATATTACTAATGTAAAAAACTAAAATAAGGAGACCTCCAACAATAATaatatatgttttttctttataatacACTGGACACTAAAAATAAATCGTGCTTGAGATATTAGATTCGGGTGGGGATAGCAAGAAAGAAACCTTCAAAAGAACAAATAGAACCTACAaattaaacatcaatttttttttcactcaataaTGGACTTGATCCTGATGATTTTATAGGTGAGAATATTTACCCGAACACATTAGTAAATGTATGCAGATTAGGTAAAGAGGGCTTGTATGTGTTTATTATACAAAATAGGAATACATGTTCTTTTTTGGATACTTGGTAATTGGAAGACatcggaaaaaaaaaaagatttgggtAGGGGGTGATGTAAAAGGGTAGGATGAGAACTATGTGGTAAAAATAAGCTTGGGGGGAGAATGAATGAATAAACATAGTTCTTCCAACTTATCTCATTAAGTCATGGGTTTTTGGTACTCTAGCACAATAAAGTTTGACGAATTTACATATTTAGTCACTTAATATTTTGTGTTCAGTTGGTCATTAAAGTAAAAAATTACCTTCTAATTAAAAGGATTGAACGAAATTTTATCTAGCTTACAGGTTAGCCTTTATCTAGATGACTTTTTTTTTcccaaaattaaaaatcaaatctAAATATGTGGCTTTTTTTCCTTTTTCCTGAACTTATGAATAAATATTGTGAAACCCTACTCTTAGACTACATTCCCGTTGTCGCTCTCCGCCTCCTCCGACACCCCAACTTTGGCGACGTCTCTGACGACACCTCCTCCTTGCAACGCTTCACCTCCGACGCTCTTTGCAAAAATGTGAAGGTCGAATCTAAAATCAATTCGACGTTTTGCCCTTAACCTCGGTATGTGAAATGGAAATCGAAGTATGTGAAATGGAAATCGAAGCCTACCTGAACTTTGAATCTCGAATCTTGTTATATTACAGTTCAATTTTGTGCTTCTTTTCCCATGATAATACTTTGAATATCGTCTTTTGATCTAAGAACAATTTGTGGTTTTTGTTATAAATTGTTTGTTGAAAGGTTTGTTTGGGTTTTTGTTTTGTGGTAACGAGAGTTCAAAGAAGAGCAGAAGTGAGAAAAAGAGTCGTAATGCAATGTTGAAGCTGGGGCAAAGATTGAAAATCTGAGATTGCAACTGCAGACAGAAGCTGCTTAACAATTTTGAGTGCATGATTTGTGTTCTATTATGGAAAAGGCAAATACTTTTGTTGCAGTTGATGCGTCATCTAGGGCTTCCGATGGATTTAGGTACGGTCAACGTCGTGACTCGGTAACCTGGTACAAACTCATCAGGTGGCGGCAATCATCGGGTTTCATTTTCGCCCTTACTCAGTAACCTGCTTCGATCTCACTCAAGGGAAGAAGGAGGCACGCTGTGAGTGTGAGGTTTGGTCCCTAAAAAAACATATAGGATTTAGTTTAAAATGCCACATCACTATCTCACTCACAGGGGAAGAATGAGTATCTCACTCACAGGGGAAGAATGGGTATCGAAAAAGAGACTTTGCAAGGAGGTTTGGGTTTAGCGGAGGGGAGAAACGAGAGAAGGAGGTTGCGATAGATCTAAAAGAAGTGGGTGTTCGTAATCTCTGCCTTGAAGGCTCCTACAATCCGATTTCAAGAGGAGTTGTGATTTTTGGTGCATGTTGGTTGATTAAGAACGAAGACGCAAAGGAGGCACACTGTGAGTGTGAGGTTTGGGCCCCAAAAAACATATAGGATTTAATTTAAAATGCCACATTACAAAATAACCGATATTTCCCGATATCTGGTAACATAATTGTATAATTGGCAGTGAAAACTTAATTTTAATGACCAATTGAGCATAAAAAAATATTTGAGTGACGAAACGTGTAAATTCGCCAAATTTTGTTGTGCTACAGTGCGAATACCCCTCAagtcttggtttaaacattaacTACGAAATTAACAAATTGGTGAATTGTACGGAATGAATAGTGATATTTGTGTGGATAAAATAATgttaatattttgtttttagaTCAGTATATCATCTAAATATGAATAAATGACTAATTTACACGTATGTTTAAAGTAACAATTGACAAATGACAAATcatcaaggttctaaaaagctcgtcATAGCTCCAAAACTTATATTTGACGGCACACTTTATCAAATGTCGTtttaagtcatatatatatatatatatatatatatatatatatatatatatatatatacacacacacacacacacacacaatgtgACTCATCATGACTCATAAAAGTCTAAACCGTCAAGTCACACCTAATGTTATTTAGAACGTTacaaatatttatttaataaccCTTATAAATTAAAATTGTATATTacgcattttatatatatatatatatatatatatatatatatatatattaattttaaaaataatagtaTTAGTAACGTAAATTGAAtaaacaatattattatttaaattcACTTTATATTAGgattataaaaatagaaatatttTTAATCTTCTTAgaatacaaaatatttttttataattagtatcactattttttcttttaaaagataaaagtttaCATCAATATGTTTGTAGACAAtttgtttgatatatatatatatatatatatatatatatatatatatatatatatatatatatatatatatatatatatatatatatatatatatatatatatatatatatatatatatatatatatatatatatatataaataaagttttttgtacaaatcttgaattttaagaggtacaaaatACAAAACTTTTTATACAAATCAATTATACATAATAAAACTATTAATATTTGCTAAAATTTTGAAGACTTGAATTAAGGAAGGTTATTAAAAAATTAGATTGGAgcaaaaaaataatttcaaaatattAAATCCATCAATATAAGTTAATTTATATTTGTTAAACTATTTACCGATAATAattaactagttgtgagacccgtatattatacgagttggatgaaaaaaaatatgaaggtttaaacaaaaaattatttaaatttgaaatttaaaatttaaaatttgaatttaaaaggaaacatattcaatagtatatgagttgtaatattgtaatttaatggttattttcaattaaggtaATTATTAATTGAGATGTAAATATGAcgtgttaattaagaaaagacaAATAATTAGAAAATGACACATGGAAAAAAACAtatattcaaaaataccaaaaaatgacatgtgttcaagttaatgagagagtgacatattggcaaaattattttcatttattagggatgatttacatcaaatgtataaacatacaatataaatataagttctaaacataaatattttaattaaaagtggtaatctttcttattacataataactaataacaaaatctAACAATTATTTTCCCGTAAGAAAACTATTCGCCAAAAAAGCTATTTATCGCCAACatctagtgtgtatatatatatatatatatatatatatatatatatatatatatatatatatatatatatatatatatatatatatatatataggtatgtgtgtgtgtttacttctattaaaataaaatctgaattttactGATTTTTttatgagagagagaaagattttaTTTATTGAAAACATTTTTAAGTAAAAACGAAATAGGAGGCATTGAATACTTTTTCTAAGGTCAAAAAGTATGATCTCATCAAACTCTCATCAGTTACGAAAATGCCATGTTATTTTCCCATCACTATTATTCTAAACTTAGAAATGGTCGTCTTATATTTCTTTTACTTTTTCTAAATAAATATGAAGCAATAGTATATGCATGCAATGAATTTGCTTCTTGCGGTGGAGCATCTCGCAGAGCCTTACCTCGTGGTGTGGTGTTATCGTACATCCTTACTACCACATCATTGTCACTACATGGTGTGGTGAGATTAACCCACAAGCCCAATTCTctataataaataaatgttttttttgtcatttgtcaAATTTTCAAGAGTTTTGCTACATGTAATTTTGTGGGAGTTTTAGAActattattttccacttgtcattttttggcaatttccatttttattaaaataaaattccaTAAAATTCTAATGAATTTTATAAAGAAAGAGAATCATTCTATTAATTTTGAGAATAAAGTCTCATAAATGGTCTAAAGAatattaaatttcttttataaatgttACAAAAGATTACcttattttatgtaaaaatattattttataaaatatttaatgtttaattattgatactaaatttttatttttaataaacccgtgtattatacaggtctcacacctagtgttTTATAAATTCGTATCATAAAAATGGCCGAAAGGCAAGATCTTATTAATTGAAAATGTTTTTAATAACTTAAATGGTAACATTAAATACCTTTTTTTTTGGGGGAAATATGGGTGATTGAAAGATGACTTTATTTCCAATTGATAAGGTCTTGCCTTCGAGCCATTATTGATATATCATTTCTTTTGCACATGTATGTGTTGATAAAATATAACTTGAAATTTTTAATGTAAAAGTTTGAGTAGTTTTTTATGGATCCAAGTATAAACTGTCTTGCTGGTTCATGATCCATAATTGTCGTGATCACACATAACTATGTAAGTGTGAGTTTTTGTCAAGAATCCACTCGGTTGTGCTTTGGTCCTTCTAGTGACGATAATAAGAGAACATCCTGATTTTTGCACCCGATCTACTAGATCTTGACAAGATTTGAAGACTTGAAATTGATATGTTTGTGTTAAAAGATGATA containing:
- the LOC111921750 gene encoding trihelix transcription factor ASIL2-like, with the translated sequence MEDDEEIQSHPSAGSGSPSSPRSNRRITVTVATAAPPQNTLTLALPIQQPRTVGGGGGGGGGGGGGGGGGGGREDCWSEGATAVLIDAWGERYLELSRGNLKQKHWKEVADIVSSREDYLKAPKTDIQCKNRIDTVKKKYKLEKAKIASGGGPSTWSFYDRLDQLIGPTATAKSGSSLLTTPPLRAVPMGIPVGVRSAPVQSLRLKQQQERQQQLLQQQQQQQQQLQQQRKRLRPPPAYSDSSESEPEASPDSPESDSYEQKRPRVPLPFNANSNSTTRQQQQDRGRGVGGREKNWGDSVRELTRAIMKFGEAYEQAESSKLQQMVEMQKQSMKFAKELELQRMQFFMKTQLELSQLKHSRKGVGNNTTNHHHSHNHNNTHNHHNSSNHNTINSNNNNHSDDSNN